One region of Brachybacterium saurashtrense genomic DNA includes:
- a CDS encoding LysR family transcriptional regulator has product MARGGVGMAHGITLQQLRYFVEVAAEGSITAAAELLHVSQPTMSAAMKDLEHRVGRALLRRSVRGAALTEDGVEFLGYARQVVEQAELLEHHYLGRPPSRRLLAVSAQHYSFVVEAFVRMVKASRAAEYAFTLRETRTADIIEDVRTLRSEIGILYRSDFNRKVIDKLLRDSELSFTPLFLASPHIFIARTNPLAARRLVTLEDLEHLPRLTFDQGTDNSFYFAEEILSTRSAPQDIRVSDRATIFNLMIGLDGYTISTGIVSDDLDPSIVAVPLEVDERIEIGWIGRASVPLTAQAERFVAEMREVVTGFGVELLAERA; this is encoded by the coding sequence ATGGCACGCGGGGGCGTCGGGATGGCGCACGGGATCACATTGCAGCAGCTGCGGTACTTCGTCGAAGTCGCCGCGGAGGGGTCCATCACCGCGGCCGCGGAGCTGCTCCACGTGTCCCAGCCGACGATGTCCGCGGCGATGAAGGACCTCGAGCACCGGGTGGGTCGCGCCCTGCTGCGCCGCTCGGTGCGCGGAGCGGCGCTCACCGAGGACGGCGTCGAGTTCCTCGGCTACGCCCGCCAGGTGGTCGAGCAGGCAGAGCTGCTCGAGCACCACTATCTGGGCCGCCCGCCCTCGCGCCGCCTGTTGGCCGTCTCCGCGCAGCACTACTCCTTCGTGGTGGAGGCGTTCGTGCGCATGGTGAAGGCCTCGCGGGCCGCGGAGTACGCGTTCACGCTGCGCGAGACCCGCACCGCGGACATCATCGAGGACGTGCGGACGCTGCGCAGCGAGATCGGCATCCTCTACCGCAGCGACTTCAACCGGAAGGTCATCGACAAGCTGCTGCGGGACTCCGAGCTCTCCTTCACGCCGCTGTTCCTGGCGAGCCCGCACATCTTCATCGCCCGGACGAATCCGCTCGCCGCGCGTCGACTGGTCACCCTCGAGGACCTCGAGCACCTGCCCCGGCTCACGTTCGACCAGGGGACCGACAACTCCTTCTACTTCGCCGAGGAGATCCTCTCGACCCGCTCCGCGCCTCAGGACATCCGGGTCAGCGACCGGGCCACGATCTTCAACCTGATGATCGGCCTGGACGGCTACACGATCTCGACCGGCATCGTCTCCGACGACCTGGACCCGTCGATCGTGGCCGTTCCGCTCGAGGTGGACGAGCGCATCGAGATCGGCTGGATCGGGCGTGCGTCCGTGCCGCTGACCGCTCAGGCGGAGCGCTTCGTCGCGGAGATGCGCGAGGTGGTCACGGGCTTCGGGGTCGAGCTCCTGGCAGAGCGCGCCTGA
- the ffh gene encoding signal recognition particle protein: MFNNLSDRITASLKGLRGHGRLSEADVDKTIREIRRALLDADVAVAVVREFTGRVRERALGEEVSKALNPAQQVVKIVNDELVEVLGGATGELHWAKNPPTVIMLAGLQGAGKTTLAGKLAAWMKSEGHTPLLVAADLQRPNAVNQLQIVGERAGVPVFAPEPGNGVGDPVLVAMNGVSTAQFQQHDVVIVDTAGRLGIDEEMMEQARNIRDAVTPHETLFVVDAMIGQDAARVAEAFRDGVGFTGVVLSKLDGDARGGAALSITGVTQRPILFASTGEGLGDFERFHPDRMANRILDMGDVLTLIEQAEKAFDQEEAEKAAQKLASGEDFTLDDFLNQMQQLKNMGNIKKMLGMLPNMGQYREALDNFDESEIGRIEAIIRSMTPAERNNPKIINGSRRSRIAKGSGTTVQQINQLLERFTQAQQMMRTMGRGMAGGGMPGGGMPGGGMPGMPGGPGMGMGKKSRGRQAPKKPAKKSRSKNPAKAAREEAEAARRAAERAQGKGKGTGGSAFGAGAGAQADAADFDPSQLPPEMQKLLGGK; encoded by the coding sequence GTGTTCAACAACCTCTCCGATCGCATCACAGCGTCGCTGAAGGGCCTGCGCGGCCACGGCCGCCTCAGCGAGGCGGACGTCGACAAGACGATCCGCGAGATCCGTCGTGCCCTGCTCGACGCCGACGTCGCCGTCGCCGTCGTCCGGGAGTTCACCGGCAGGGTCCGCGAGCGCGCCCTGGGCGAGGAGGTCTCCAAGGCCCTCAACCCCGCCCAGCAGGTCGTGAAGATCGTCAACGACGAGCTGGTGGAGGTGCTCGGCGGCGCCACCGGCGAGCTGCACTGGGCGAAGAACCCGCCCACCGTGATCATGCTCGCCGGCCTGCAGGGCGCGGGCAAGACCACCCTCGCTGGCAAGCTCGCGGCCTGGATGAAGTCCGAGGGCCACACCCCGCTGCTGGTCGCGGCCGATCTCCAGCGCCCCAACGCCGTGAACCAGCTGCAGATCGTGGGCGAGCGCGCCGGAGTGCCCGTCTTCGCCCCCGAGCCCGGCAACGGCGTGGGCGACCCCGTGCTGGTGGCGATGAACGGCGTCTCCACCGCCCAGTTCCAGCAGCACGACGTGGTGATCGTCGACACCGCCGGCCGCCTCGGCATCGACGAGGAGATGATGGAGCAGGCGCGGAACATCCGCGACGCAGTCACCCCTCACGAGACGCTGTTCGTGGTCGACGCGATGATCGGTCAGGACGCCGCACGGGTGGCCGAGGCCTTCCGCGACGGCGTGGGCTTCACCGGCGTGGTGCTCTCGAAGCTCGACGGCGACGCCCGGGGCGGCGCGGCCCTGTCCATCACCGGCGTCACCCAGCGCCCCATCCTGTTCGCCTCCACCGGTGAGGGCCTCGGCGACTTCGAGCGCTTCCACCCGGACCGCATGGCGAACCGCATCCTCGACATGGGCGACGTGCTCACCCTGATCGAGCAGGCGGAGAAGGCCTTCGACCAGGAGGAGGCGGAGAAGGCCGCCCAGAAGCTCGCCTCGGGGGAGGACTTCACCCTCGACGACTTCCTCAACCAGATGCAGCAGCTCAAGAACATGGGCAACATCAAGAAGATGCTCGGGATGCTGCCGAACATGGGCCAGTACCGCGAGGCGCTCGACAACTTCGACGAGTCCGAGATCGGGCGCATCGAGGCGATCATCCGCTCGATGACCCCGGCCGAGCGCAACAACCCCAAGATCATCAACGGCTCCCGCCGCAGCCGCATCGCCAAGGGCTCGGGCACCACGGTGCAGCAGATCAACCAGCTGCTGGAGCGCTTCACGCAGGCACAGCAGATGATGCGCACGATGGGCCGCGGCATGGCCGGCGGCGGCATGCCGGGCGGGGGCATGCCCGGCGGCGGCATGCCCGGGATGCCGGGCGGGCCCGGCATGGGCATGGGCAAGAAGTCCCGCGGCCGGCAGGCGCCGAAGAAGCCGGCCAAGAAGTCCCGGTCGAAGAACCCGGCGAAGGCCGCGCGCGAGGAGGCCGAGGCCGCCCGGCGTGCCGCCGAGCGCGCCCAGGGCAAGGGCAAGGGCACGGGCGGCTCCGCCTTCGGCGCCGGTGCCGGCGCGCAGGCGGATGCGGCCGACTTCGACCCAAGCCAGCTCCCGCCGGAGATGCAGAAGCTCCTGGGCGGCAAGTGA
- a CDS encoding endonuclease domain-containing protein, translated as MTRVLPGCLTRTDHPADLRRVVLAAQDLLGVPSAAGGATAAELFGVRLPHRATRAGRAAVHLDFEDGATPRRTPMLVIHRRSPAETRRVHGVTIVEPVVALQQIARRLTHEELVVAVDSLIADRFGTVARLELEEVRRVAGQARGHGASRLRAAVEHARERVWSPRETHLHLMLRRHGLPVPELNHQVQDQVSGVVYYVDLAYPEQRIAIEYDGMEHLTDADRVKRDHRKSAVLHAEGWTVIRVYAEDLLDPTALLARIHHALAPSTRPPRVLSTAADGLRRGRSP; from the coding sequence ATGACCCGAGTGCTTCCCGGCTGCTTGACGCGCACCGATCACCCGGCGGACCTGCGCCGGGTCGTGCTCGCCGCGCAGGACCTCCTCGGCGTCCCCTCGGCGGCGGGCGGTGCGACGGCCGCCGAGCTGTTCGGGGTCCGTCTGCCGCACCGGGCGACCCGGGCGGGACGTGCGGCGGTTCACCTGGATTTCGAGGACGGGGCCACACCACGCCGCACTCCGATGCTCGTCATCCATCGTCGCTCTCCGGCCGAGACCCGGCGCGTGCACGGCGTGACGATCGTCGAGCCGGTCGTCGCCCTGCAGCAGATCGCCCGGCGCCTCACCCACGAGGAGCTGGTCGTGGCCGTGGACTCGCTGATCGCGGACAGGTTCGGGACGGTGGCCCGTCTGGAGCTCGAGGAGGTGCGGCGCGTCGCCGGGCAGGCGCGAGGACACGGAGCCTCACGCCTGCGCGCCGCCGTCGAGCATGCACGCGAACGAGTCTGGTCCCCGCGAGAGACGCACCTGCACCTGATGCTGCGCCGTCACGGGCTGCCGGTGCCGGAGCTCAACCATCAGGTCCAGGACCAGGTGTCCGGTGTCGTCTACTACGTGGACCTCGCGTATCCGGAGCAGCGCATCGCGATCGAGTACGACGGGATGGAGCATCTCACCGACGCTGACAGGGTCAAGCGCGACCACCGCAAGAGCGCGGTTCTGCATGCCGAGGGCTGGACGGTGATCCGGGTGTACGCGGAGGACCTCCTCGATCCCACCGCTCTCCTCGCGCGGATCCACCACGCTCTCGCGCCTTCAACGCGGCCGCCCCGCGTGCTCTCGACGGCCGCCGACGGCCTGCGACGCGGCCGCTCCCCGTGA
- a CDS encoding amidohydrolase family protein: MSAAVTAPILHLRGPILLGPEEELAGAWVVEGRIHHDKPELPAGTEVRELEGFVVPGLADLHCHLGIADGGGPTTLAGAREQALVDRDSGVLLIRDAGSILDTSPLQQQEDLPRLIRCGRHLARTRRYLRGYADELEPEDLPAAVTREARRGDGWVKLVGDWIDRGVGDLTPCWEPQDFHAAAEAAHAAGARITTHTFDEETLPLVLDAGFDCLEHATGLTDETIARVAAAGVPVVTTLVNVDEFETYAAQGERKFPAYAAHMRRLRAGRHDRTRDAYDAGVQLLVGTDAGGVLGHGIIHDELEELSRAGLDATAILDAATWAPRAVLGAPGLEDGAPADLLVLAEDPREDHRALREPRAIVLGGRML; the protein is encoded by the coding sequence ATGAGCGCCGCCGTCACCGCCCCGATCCTCCACCTGCGCGGCCCGATCCTGCTGGGGCCCGAGGAGGAGCTCGCCGGCGCCTGGGTGGTGGAGGGTCGCATCCACCATGACAAGCCCGAGCTGCCCGCCGGCACCGAGGTGCGGGAGCTCGAGGGCTTCGTGGTCCCCGGCCTCGCCGATCTGCACTGCCACCTCGGGATCGCCGACGGCGGCGGGCCCACCACCCTCGCCGGGGCGCGAGAGCAGGCGCTCGTGGACCGCGACTCCGGCGTGCTCCTGATCCGCGACGCCGGCTCCATCCTCGACACCTCGCCGCTCCAGCAGCAGGAGGACCTGCCGCGCCTGATCCGCTGCGGGCGGCACCTCGCCCGCACCCGCCGCTACCTCCGCGGCTACGCGGACGAGCTCGAGCCGGAGGATCTCCCCGCCGCGGTGACCCGCGAGGCGCGGCGGGGTGACGGCTGGGTGAAGCTCGTCGGCGACTGGATCGACCGGGGCGTGGGCGACCTGACCCCGTGCTGGGAGCCGCAGGACTTCCACGCCGCGGCGGAGGCGGCCCACGCCGCGGGCGCCCGCATCACCACCCACACCTTCGACGAGGAGACGCTGCCGCTCGTGCTCGACGCGGGCTTCGACTGCCTCGAGCACGCGACTGGGCTGACCGACGAGACGATCGCGCGGGTCGCCGCGGCGGGTGTCCCGGTGGTGACGACCCTCGTGAACGTCGACGAGTTCGAGACCTATGCCGCGCAGGGCGAGCGGAAGTTCCCCGCCTACGCCGCGCACATGCGGCGACTGCGCGCAGGCCGTCACGACCGCACCCGGGATGCGTACGACGCCGGCGTGCAGCTGCTGGTGGGCACCGATGCCGGGGGAGTGCTCGGCCACGGGATCATCCACGACGAGCTCGAGGAGCTCTCCCGGGCGGGCCTGGACGCGACCGCGATCCTCGACGCCGCCACCTGGGCGCCGCGCGCCGTCCTCGGCGCCCCCGGCCTGGAGGACGGCGCGCCCGCGGACCTGCTGGTCCTCGCCGAGGATCCGCGCGAGGACCACCGGGCGCTGCGCGAGCCCCGCGCCATCGTGCTGGGCGGGCGGATGCTCTGA
- the rpsP gene encoding 30S ribosomal protein S16 — MAVKIRLKRMGKVRAPFYRVVVADSRKKRDGAVIEEIGKYHPTENPSLIEIQSERALYWLGVGAQPTEQVAALLKVTGDWAKFKGEGDAAGSLKSAEEKKSAEELIADADKAAAASREGAKKAKDSEVEAGSEEAPAAGETTEDADAAASDEA, encoded by the coding sequence GTGGCTGTCAAGATCCGCCTGAAGCGCATGGGCAAGGTCCGTGCACCGTTCTACCGTGTCGTCGTCGCCGATTCGCGCAAGAAGCGCGACGGTGCCGTGATCGAGGAGATCGGCAAGTACCACCCCACCGAGAACCCCTCCCTCATCGAGATCCAGTCTGAGCGGGCGCTGTACTGGCTCGGCGTGGGCGCGCAGCCCACCGAGCAGGTCGCCGCGCTGCTCAAGGTCACCGGTGACTGGGCCAAGTTCAAGGGCGAGGGCGACGCCGCCGGCTCCCTGAAGTCCGCCGAGGAGAAGAAGTCCGCCGAGGAGCTCATCGCCGACGCCGACAAGGCAGCCGCCGCCTCCCGCGAGGGCGCCAAGAAGGCCAAGGACTCCGAGGTCGAGGCTGGCTCCGAGGAGGCCCCGGCCGCGGGCGAGACCACCGAGGACGCCGACGCCGCCGCGAGCGACGAGGCCTGA
- a CDS encoding RNA-binding protein: MSSRAEALDHLVRGIVDDPDAVRVTEKSTRRGPLLEVRVGAADLGRVIGRSGRTARALRTVTTALSDDDVRVDIVDVDRR, translated from the coding sequence ATGAGCTCGCGCGCCGAAGCACTCGACCACCTCGTCCGCGGCATCGTCGATGATCCCGACGCGGTGCGCGTGACCGAGAAGTCCACGCGCCGCGGCCCGCTGCTCGAGGTCCGGGTCGGCGCCGCCGACCTCGGCCGGGTGATCGGCCGCTCCGGCCGCACCGCCCGTGCGCTGCGCACGGTCACCACGGCGCTGTCGGACGACGACGTGCGGGTCGACATCGTCGACGTCGACCGGCGCTGA
- the rimM gene encoding ribosome maturation factor RimM (Essential for efficient processing of 16S rRNA), producing MSTLEVIVATIGRAHGLRGEVALTLRTDQPEERLQDGTAFAVEVGGRPRTLTVAGTRLQQDRWYVRFAEVSDRTDAESLRGIDLALAVDEEVEADEDPDAWYPSQLEGLAVRHVDGRELGTVTGIEHYPAQDLLVVRTPDRRRVQLPLVEQLVPEVDLEAGVVLADPPGGLFEALPEGEQGPDPETSAPPRSTR from the coding sequence ATGAGCACCCTCGAGGTCATCGTCGCGACCATCGGCCGCGCGCACGGACTGCGCGGCGAGGTCGCCCTGACCCTCCGCACCGACCAGCCCGAGGAGCGCCTGCAGGACGGCACCGCCTTCGCGGTCGAGGTGGGCGGCAGGCCGCGCACCCTCACCGTCGCCGGCACCCGCCTCCAGCAGGACCGCTGGTACGTGCGCTTCGCCGAGGTCTCCGACCGCACCGACGCCGAGTCGCTGCGCGGCATCGATCTGGCGCTGGCCGTGGACGAGGAGGTCGAGGCCGACGAGGACCCGGACGCCTGGTACCCCTCCCAGCTCGAGGGCCTCGCCGTGCGGCACGTGGACGGGCGCGAGCTCGGCACCGTGACCGGTATCGAGCACTACCCCGCTCAGGACCTGCTGGTGGTGCGCACGCCGGACCGCCGCCGCGTGCAGCTGCCGCTGGTGGAGCAGCTGGTGCCGGAGGTCGACCTCGAGGCGGGCGTGGTGCTCGCCGATCCGCCCGGCGGGCTGTTCGAGGCGCTGCCGGAGGGCGAGCAGGGCCCCGACCCCGAGACCTCCGCCCCGCCGCGGTCCACCCGCTGA